In the Streptomyces coeruleoprunus genome, GCGGCCGCCTCGTCGGCGCGCTGCGTGACCGGCTCCCACACGCCCCGCTCGTAGGCCCCCGCCTCCCACAGGCCGGGGGAGCGGGGCGAGCGGCGCAGGTACAGGAAGTCCGGCGGGAGCGGCGACGGCTCGTGGACGCCCTCGATGACGTAGTGGCCGTCCGCCACGCCCCGGTCCCGCAGGGCGGCGCGCAGGCCGTGGCGGTCCACCGTGCTCCGCCTAGCGGGTCGCCGGGGCGAGGTAGCCGTGGTCCAGCAGCCACTTGACGTTCAGGCGCTGCCCCTCGCCCGGGTTCAGCAGCGCCGCGTCCAGCTTGATCTGCTGCCCGCCGCCCGGCTGCGCGAACCAGGGCGCGATGCTGCCCTGCCACACGGGGAACGCCCGCTTGACCTCGTACAGGTGGTAGTCGCAGGGGAACGCCCCGTCACGGGTGCCGAGGTTCTGCGGCGGCAGCGCCCGCCTCGCGTACGCGTCCCCCGCGGGGGCGAGGTAGGACCCGTACTCCGACCCGAACCGGTCCAGGTCCTCGCCCGGCTCCAGCACCTCCACGTGTTTGTCCACCTCGCCGTTGACCTCGGCGAAGCCGTCGTTCGGCGGGTACTTCCAGCCGGCGGGACCCTCCGGGCCCTCCTCCTTCCAATACGTGGCGAGAAACGCCTGCGGCGACATGCCGCCGGTACGCCGGTAGCCCTTCAGCAGCGGCCCGACCGGCTCGTGCGACGGGCGGGGCAGGTACTTCGGACCTAATCGGGCGTCGCCCTGGAACTCGCCGCTGCACACGGCGGGCCGCTCCCGGCGCGGCTCGTCGACGGGCACGGCAGCGGCGGCGGCCGGACCGGCCGCCGACAGGGCCGTGACGGCCAACGCCAGCACGGACAGGACGGCACGGAGACGATTCACTTCGCGTTGCTCCTCAAGGACGCATGTATGGCCAGCTTCTGACGCACCGTAATGAACAGCGGCGGCCTCGGGAGCGGCCGGGGACGCTTTCCGGCCGAGCCGTACGCCGGGGTGCCAGGAGGGCGGCGTCGGCTACCTGTCGCCGCCGTTCCCACGCCGGAGCCCGAGGGCCACCACACCGCACACGCCTGCCACGACGGCGGTGCACACACCGGTGAACGCCAGCGCCGGGGCCAGGCCGTTCGTCAGCCAGGGGGATGCCGCCCCGGCCGGGGCGAGGGAGACGGCACCCAGGAACGGAACGGTGAGCCGCCACGGGTGGCGGCGGGGCGAGCGCCGGGAGTTGCGCGCCTGCCACAGGGCGCGCCACAGGAAACCCGCCCCCATGAAGCCGAGCCCCAGGCCCCACGAGAGGAACACCCGGTACCCGCCGCGTGGATCAGCGGTCGTGTACCGGCGCCCGGACGCGAAGTCGGCGTACCGGATCTGCCCCAGCCAGTGCGTCACCTCGATACGGGCCCCGGCCCCGGCGGGCGGTGGCGAGCCGGGGAATCCGTACCCGGGTGACCTTCCCGTCCTGCTGGGTGAGGGTCAGCCGGGTGAACCCCTCCGTGCGCTCGGTGCCGTCGATGATTGCCGGAACCGTACGCAGGCAGTCGTCGGGCCCGGTGACCTCCGGGTGGCAGGGGACGGCGTTCCGAAACGCCTGCTCGTCCCGGAACGCGAAACGCATGGGCGTGATCAGAAGCCAGACCGCCACATTGATGAGCAGCATGGCGATGACTCTGGTGCCCAGGTGGGGCGGACGCTTCCGCCGGGTGCGGGGTAAGTACGCCGTCGTCGACATGTGGCCATTGTCGAGCGGCCCCTGACTGTCGTTCAGGTCGCTTGGCTCGCAGTGTCGCTGCTCCCCGATTGCCGAGGTACGGCAACGTCGGGCGGCTGACGGGCTCAGCGGCGGCTCCCCGTCACTCCGGGGTGTGGCTGTGCAGCCAGGTCGCCCAGGTGATGTGGCCGCGCCGGCCCGTCGGGCAGGTCAGGTGATGGGCTGCGCGGCGGACCGGGGCGGGCGAGGGGACGTTCAGGGTGCGCACGCGGCGGCTGCGGATCCGCTGCCATTGGGCCAGCAGGTCGGACAGCGTGAGGACCTCCGGGCCGCCGAAGTCGTCGCACCGGCCGCCCGGGCCGTCCGCCACGCGCCGGGCCACGTACGCGGCGAAGTCGGCCGTGTCCACCGGCTGGGCCTCGACGGCGGTGGGCAGCGGCACGACGGGCAGCCGGGCGGCCCTGCCCAGCATGCGGTCCGTCAGCCAGTGGAACTGGGTAGCCCGCAGCACCGACCAGGGCACCTGCCCCGTGCGCACCAGCTCTTCGGCCCTGTGCTTCAGGCGCAGGTACGGCAGGCGGGAGCGGTCCACGCCCACGATGGAGACGTACGCGAAGTGGTCGACGCCCGCCCTCGCGGCCTCGTCGAGCAGGCGGCGCGTGCCGTCGACGTCGACGTCCGGCGGGCTGCGCAGGAGGTCCGTCGGCAGGACGTAGCCGCGCCGGGCGGCCGGGGACCAGGTCGCCGCGTGCACCACGGTCCGTACGCCGCTCATCGCCTCCGGGATCCCGGCCCCCGTGGCGAGGTCGCCCCGCACCCACTCCACCTCCGGGTCCGTGCCACGTGAGCGGGCCAATACGCGGACCTGGTACGCCGGTTTCAGCAGACCGACCAGATCACGGCCCAGATGCCCGGTCCCACCCGTGACCAGAACGGTGTCCATCGCCGTACCTCCGGATCGGTGTTCAGGGTTTCGAGATGGTGCTCGGTCCCGTGGTCACCGAACTCTCGTGCTGCTTGCCGTCCTTGCCGGTCCAGCGCTCGCCCGAGGTCGAGGTGGTGTTGCCCTTGGAGTCCGTCGTCGTGGACTCGAAGTGCTCCTTGCCGTCCTTGCCCTTCCAGCGGGTCTCCTCCGTGGTGCTCTTGCCGCTCGCGTTCTCCTCGGAGGTCTTGGAGTGGAACTTGCCGTCCTTGTCCTTCCAGGTCTCCACGGACTGGGTCACCTTGCCGTTGCTGTCCGTCGACTCGGACTTCCAGTGACTGTGCCCGTCCGATGTCTTCCAGGACTCCGTCGTGTACGTCGACTCCACCTTGCCGTTGGCGTCCTTCGTCTCGCTGTGGTGGTGATGGTGGTTGTCGGACGACTTCCAGTTGTCGCTCTCCCACGTCTTCCCGGACTTGTTCCCCGCGTCGTCCTTGGTGTCGCCCTTGGCGTGCGTGTGGCCGTCGGCGGTCGTCCACGACTTGACCTCGGGCTCCTTCGGCTTCTGCTCGCCCGTGTGCCGGTGGCTGTCGCCACCCCCGCGGATCTCCCCGCGGTCCCCCGCCCCGGCACGGGGACCCGAGCCGCGCCGGTCGTCCGTCTCGTGGCGGCGGTCCCTCACCTCTCCCATGCGTACTCGCCTCCTTCGTCCGGCCCCGGGCCGTGCCCCGACTCCGCGAGCAGACCCGTCAGCGCCCGGCGTCCGACGGCCGGGTGCGCCCACTCCTCGGCCGCCAGCATCTGCTGCGCGACGCACAGCCCCGTGCACCGGGCCACGTCCCGCAGCCGTGCCTCCAGCCCCGGGTCCTGCTCGTCGCCGGGGAACTCCACCAGCTGGTGGGCGGCGTCCTGGCAGACGTCCCACACCGCCGTCCGGCCCCCGTGCCCCGCCGCCCGGTCCGCCGCCCGCGCCTCGCCCCAGACGCCCGCGAAGTCGCCCGACGCCACCAGCTCGGCGACCGGCTCGCGGCACAGGCACGGCCCCGGACGGTCACCCCAGATGCGGGCACACCCCTGGAACGGACCGGGTCCACCGCCCTGGAGGTCCAGCAGTTCGTGCCGCAGCTCCAGCACCTCGCCGTCCGCCGGCCTGCCCTCCAGCACGGCGACCAGCATGCGGTCCACCCGGTCCGCGACCGACGCGGTCCGCCCGTACGTCCAGCCCGCCCGCGCCCCGCGCGCGTCGGCCAGCCGCCGCGCGCCGTGCCGGGCCAGGCACCGCAGCAGCTCCTCCCGCCCGACCCAGCGGGGCCTGCGCGGCTCCACCGTCGCGACGACGTCGGGCCAGCCCCGCTCGAGACCGCCGCGCACCTGCACGGCGGACAGCACCGTACGGGCCAGGGCCCTGACCACCGGCGCCTCCCGCACCAGGGCGCGCGCCGCCTCGCACGCCGCCGGCGCGTCCAGGCACCGCAGGTCGCAGTCGTCCGAAGGGGGCAGCGACAGCGCCCGGTCACGGCCCATGTGCTCCCGCACCTCGTCGTGCCGGGGCCAGGTGCCGGTGCCGCCCTTGGAGCGGGGCACCTGGAGCAGCAGCGGGGCGTCCTCGCCGTCGGTGAAGACCGCCGCCCGGCCCACCGGCAGCGTGGCCAGCGCCACGTCCTGACGTTCCGTCATCGCCATGGTGTCGCCCAGGACGTCCCGGTCGTCACCGGCTACCAGCCGGTGGGCCACCTTGAGGGTGGAGTTCTTCAGCACGTCGGGCGCCAGCTTGGACGGCACCTGGTCGACCACCACCACGCCCTGGCCGTACGCCCGGATCTCCGACAGCAGATGGGTGAACGTCTCCACCGCCTTGCCCCGGACGTCCGCCTCCACCTCGCCACCGCCCCGGCTCCGCTCGGCGGCGGCCAGCAGCCGGTGCGCCTCCTCGACGACGAGCAGGTGCCGCAGCCCCTCCACGTCGCCCTCCGCCCGCCGGTGCTCGGCCAGACGGATCATCAGCAGGCCCATCATGAACGCCTTGTCGTCGTCGTCCCCCATGCCCTCCAGTTCCAGCACGGTCGGCCGGCCCAGCAGCATCCCCAGCGGCAGCGAGCGGCGGACGTCGAGCATCCGGCCCTTGCCGCCGGTGCGCAGGCTGTCCAGGCGGGTCCGCAGGGCGGCGCGCAGGTCGCCGGTCACCCTCTCCTCGTATCCGAGGCGCGGCACGATCTCCTCGACCTTGCGGACGAGGTCCGACAGGGTCGGGAACGCGGCCGCCCGGTCTCCGCCGTCGGCGCCGGCCAGGCGCCGGTTGGTGCCCGTCGTGATGTCCCAGCCGCGGTCGGCGTAGATGCCGTGCAGGGCCGTTTCGAGGACCTGCGGCAGCGGCGTCCACATGCCGAAGCTCGCGTGGAACACCGACCGCAGCAGATCCAGATGGACCGCGACCGGCGTGCCCTCGGGCACCTCGAACGGGTTCAGCCGGAACGGCGACACCACCTCGTTGCCCAGCGTGAACACCTGGAGCGTGCCGCCCAGCTCCGGGTCGCGCAGCAGGACCCGGTACTCGGTCTTGGCTGGCTCGACGACGAGGAACGGGACGCCCCGCGCGGCGACCCGGCGCAGCAGGTGGAAGACGGTGTTCGTCTTCCCGGACCCGGTGACGCCCGTGACGAAGGCGTGCCGGTTCAGCGTCGCGGGCGAGACGGCGTACGGCGTGGCCGTGGGCCGGCCCCGCTCCACGACCGTGCCGAGCACGATCGCGTCCTCACCCGCCGCCGGCGGCACCGTGTCGAAGTCCGGCACCTCGGTGATGGCGAAGCCGTGCGTCTCGACGTGCGGGAAGTGCACATACGCCGCGAGCTGCGGCGACGTCAGCAGCGTCTGGTGCTGGAACGGCTGACGGTAGTGCCCCGGAGCCGCCGCGTCGGGGCCCGGGTCGGGCATGGCCCAGGACGCCGCCAGCATCGGCACGTCACCGCGGTCCCAGATCCGCACGGGCTCCGGGAACGACCGCTCGCCGGAGAACACGCCCCGCCACAGGCTCGTGACCTCCGCGTAGCCGTCGGCGTCGCCGAGCAGGTACACCGCGGTGCGCCAGGCGCCCGTGCCCTGCCCGTCGGTGAGCGTCCCGAGCTGGCCCCCCAGCAGGTCGAGGTAGTGGTCCGCGAGCGGGCTCGGCACGCCGCCCAGCTTGACCGAGGTCTGCACGGCCCGCATCTCGTTGATGAGGCGCAGCCGCAGGTCCCGCACCGGCGTCTCGTCGACGGGCTGCGCCAGCACCAGCGCGGCCCAGTGCACCCCGTTCAGCGCCTGGAACAGCCGGTCGAGCTGCCGGACCCCGTCGACGGCGTCCGGCGGCTTCAGCGTGGGGACGCCCATCACGAGCCCGCCCAGCGGCCACCGCCCGGTGTCCGAGGAGTACGGCGCGAGGTCGACGGCCGGGTAGAGCGTCCGCAGCGCGGACTCCAGGAGCCGCTGGTTCCGCGCCACCGAGTGCGGCGAGCCCCCGGCGGGCAGCCAGGTCCCCAGGCACACGGACGACCGCCCGGGCTCGCCGCCCGCCAGGAAGGCGAGCGGCACCTTGTACGTGTGGAGGCCGACGAGCAGGTCACGGGTGAGCGGGCCCGCCTCCTCCGCGGCCGTGGGGCGCCGGCTCTTGTCCCGGCGGCCGATCCCGGCGATCCGCACCAGGGAGCGCAGCGCCGGGGGCGCGTCCGTGACGCTCGCACCGGGCCCGAGCTCGGGCGGCTCGAACCCCACGCGCTGGAGGTAGTCCAGGCTCTGTGCCGTCAGGCCTTCGGTGAGCATGCCCGGGGCCCGTCAGCGCGGCGGGGGCAGGAAGCCGGGCGGCGGCCCGGTGTCGGCGGTGAAGCCCGTGTACGCGATCCACGCGATCCCGGCGAGGATGACGAGCGCGATGACCGCGACCGCCACGA is a window encoding:
- a CDS encoding TNT domain-containing protein; this translates as MNRLRAVLSVLALAVTALSAAGPAAAAAVPVDEPRRERPAVCSGEFQGDARLGPKYLPRPSHEPVGPLLKGYRRTGGMSPQAFLATYWKEEGPEGPAGWKYPPNDGFAEVNGEVDKHVEVLEPGEDLDRFGSEYGSYLAPAGDAYARRALPPQNLGTRDGAFPCDYHLYEVKRAFPVWQGSIAPWFAQPGGGQQIKLDAALLNPGEGQRLNVKWLLDHGYLAPATR
- a CDS encoding SDR family oxidoreductase, producing MDTVLVTGGTGHLGRDLVGLLKPAYQVRVLARSRGTDPEVEWVRGDLATGAGIPEAMSGVRTVVHAATWSPAARRGYVLPTDLLRSPPDVDVDGTRRLLDEAARAGVDHFAYVSIVGVDRSRLPYLRLKHRAEELVRTGQVPWSVLRATQFHWLTDRMLGRAARLPVVPLPTAVEAQPVDTADFAAYVARRVADGPGGRCDDFGGPEVLTLSDLLAQWQRIRSRRVRTLNVPSPAPVRRAAHHLTCPTGRRGHITWATWLHSHTPE
- a CDS encoding ATP-binding protein, giving the protein MLTEGLTAQSLDYLQRVGFEPPELGPGASVTDAPPALRSLVRIAGIGRRDKSRRPTAAEEAGPLTRDLLVGLHTYKVPLAFLAGGEPGRSSVCLGTWLPAGGSPHSVARNQRLLESALRTLYPAVDLAPYSSDTGRWPLGGLVMGVPTLKPPDAVDGVRQLDRLFQALNGVHWAALVLAQPVDETPVRDLRLRLINEMRAVQTSVKLGGVPSPLADHYLDLLGGQLGTLTDGQGTGAWRTAVYLLGDADGYAEVTSLWRGVFSGERSFPEPVRIWDRGDVPMLAASWAMPDPGPDAAAPGHYRQPFQHQTLLTSPQLAAYVHFPHVETHGFAITEVPDFDTVPPAAGEDAIVLGTVVERGRPTATPYAVSPATLNRHAFVTGVTGSGKTNTVFHLLRRVAARGVPFLVVEPAKTEYRVLLRDPELGGTLQVFTLGNEVVSPFRLNPFEVPEGTPVAVHLDLLRSVFHASFGMWTPLPQVLETALHGIYADRGWDITTGTNRRLAGADGGDRAAAFPTLSDLVRKVEEIVPRLGYEERVTGDLRAALRTRLDSLRTGGKGRMLDVRRSLPLGMLLGRPTVLELEGMGDDDDKAFMMGLLMIRLAEHRRAEGDVEGLRHLLVVEEAHRLLAAAERSRGGGEVEADVRGKAVETFTHLLSEIRAYGQGVVVVDQVPSKLAPDVLKNSTLKVAHRLVAGDDRDVLGDTMAMTERQDVALATLPVGRAAVFTDGEDAPLLLQVPRSKGGTGTWPRHDEVREHMGRDRALSLPPSDDCDLRCLDAPAACEAARALVREAPVVRALARTVLSAVQVRGGLERGWPDVVATVEPRRPRWVGREELLRCLARHGARRLADARGARAGWTYGRTASVADRVDRMLVAVLEGRPADGEVLELRHELLDLQGGGPGPFQGCARIWGDRPGPCLCREPVAELVASGDFAGVWGEARAADRAAGHGGRTAVWDVCQDAAHQLVEFPGDEQDPGLEARLRDVARCTGLCVAQQMLAAEEWAHPAVGRRALTGLLAESGHGPGPDEGGEYAWER